A region of Streptomyces paludis DNA encodes the following proteins:
- a CDS encoding FecCD family ABC transporter permease, whose protein sequence is MPRGSGGPRGYLTLGGAVALPVRRVSVVVALCTVLLTAVAAVATLSLGRLGISLADLPGALTGGATGKNAFVLERLRGPRLVVGIGTGAALGLSGALFQSVTRNPLGSPDVIGLGAGAGAGAAIVALLLPGTVPVWAGALAGAALAMALVYVSTGSGFRNPGRLVVAGIGVAAIATAVIQYVVYAVERDKAAVLTAYVNGSLAARSWDHATTIWLVLLVTVPLTALIARRLSLGEMGDEIAAGLGAEPRTTKSLAVLLSIVLSAGAVSVAGPIAFIALTAPQIAKRLTRSSGPHLTLSALFGALLLVTADLCAQQLPLFENLPVGIYTMAIGGAYLGFLLMREWRKGVL, encoded by the coding sequence GTGCCGCGCGGCTCGGGCGGCCCGCGCGGCTACCTCACCCTCGGCGGCGCCGTCGCCCTGCCCGTCCGGCGGGTCTCGGTCGTGGTGGCGCTCTGCACCGTCCTCCTGACGGCCGTCGCCGCCGTCGCCACGCTCTCGCTCGGCCGGCTCGGTATCTCCCTGGCCGACCTCCCCGGCGCCCTCACCGGCGGGGCCACCGGCAAGAACGCCTTCGTGCTGGAGCGGCTGCGCGGACCGCGGCTGGTCGTCGGGATCGGCACCGGCGCGGCCCTCGGGCTGTCGGGCGCGCTCTTCCAGTCGGTCACCCGCAACCCTCTGGGCAGCCCGGACGTGATCGGACTGGGCGCCGGGGCGGGCGCGGGGGCGGCGATCGTCGCCCTGCTGCTGCCCGGCACGGTCCCGGTGTGGGCGGGCGCCCTCGCCGGCGCCGCGCTCGCCATGGCGCTGGTGTACGTGTCGACGGGCAGCGGCTTCCGCAACCCCGGACGGCTGGTCGTCGCCGGGATCGGGGTGGCCGCCATCGCCACGGCGGTCATCCAGTACGTCGTCTACGCCGTCGAGCGCGACAAGGCGGCGGTGCTCACCGCGTACGTCAACGGCAGCCTGGCGGCCCGCTCCTGGGACCACGCCACCACCATCTGGCTCGTCCTGCTGGTCACCGTCCCGCTCACCGCCCTCATCGCCCGCCGGCTCTCCCTCGGGGAGATGGGCGACGAGATCGCGGCCGGGCTGGGCGCCGAACCCCGGACGACGAAGAGCCTCGCCGTCCTGCTCTCCATCGTGCTCTCCGCGGGCGCCGTCAGCGTGGCCGGACCGATCGCCTTCATCGCCCTGACCGCCCCGCAGATCGCCAAACGCCTCACCCGCTCCTCCGGCCCCCACCTCACCCTCTCCGCCCTGTTCGGCGCCCTCCTTCTGGTCACCGCCGACCTCTGCGCCCAGCAGCTGCCCCTCTTCGAGAACCTGCCCGTCGGCATCTACACAATGGCCATCGGGGGCGCGTATCTCGGCTTTCTGCTGATGCGGGAGTGGCGCAAGGGGGTGCTGTGA
- a CDS encoding aminotransferase class V-fold PLP-dependent enzyme, translating into MEPLGGAEFAPDATYLNTSSCGLLPRRAITAVQRLAESNATGRQGEGAGSLESLAAVRASFARLAGVPAERVALGGCVSVHVGLIAASLEPGAEVLLPEGEFSSVVTPFAVRGDLRLRYVPLEKLADEVRPDTALVAFSAVQSADGRLADLTGVRAAAEAHGARTLLDASQSAGWLPLDAGAYDYTVTGAFKYLLCPRGASFLTVTEDAQESLRPIHAGWLTGEDLWGSNYGAVSPLTSTARRYDEAPSFLAYHGAEQSLALVEELGIDPLHTRATTLAARFRAGLTSLGLEPVPVSGPSAIVSVPGLEHRADDLRRAEVYISLRAGNVRASFHLYNTTADVDRALDVLAG; encoded by the coding sequence ATGGAACCCCTGGGAGGCGCCGAGTTCGCGCCCGACGCGACGTATCTGAACACCTCCAGCTGCGGGCTGCTGCCCCGCCGGGCCATCACCGCCGTCCAGCGGCTGGCCGAGTCGAACGCGACCGGGCGGCAGGGGGAGGGCGCGGGCAGCTTAGAGTCCCTGGCCGCCGTGCGCGCCTCCTTCGCCCGGCTGGCCGGGGTGCCCGCCGAGCGGGTCGCGCTGGGCGGCTGTGTCTCCGTACATGTCGGGCTGATCGCCGCCTCGCTGGAGCCGGGCGCCGAAGTGCTCCTGCCGGAGGGGGAGTTCAGCTCGGTCGTCACACCCTTCGCGGTCCGCGGCGATCTCCGGCTCCGGTACGTACCGCTGGAGAAGCTGGCCGACGAGGTGCGGCCGGACACCGCGCTGGTGGCCTTCTCCGCCGTACAGTCGGCCGACGGCCGGCTCGCGGACCTCACGGGCGTACGGGCGGCGGCCGAGGCGCACGGCGCCCGTACGCTGCTGGACGCCAGCCAGTCCGCCGGCTGGCTCCCGCTGGACGCCGGGGCGTACGACTACACCGTCACCGGCGCGTTCAAGTACCTGCTCTGTCCGCGCGGCGCGTCGTTCCTGACGGTGACCGAGGACGCCCAGGAGTCGCTGCGCCCGATCCACGCGGGCTGGCTCACCGGCGAGGACCTCTGGGGCAGCAACTACGGCGCGGTCTCCCCGCTGACCAGCACCGCGCGCCGCTACGACGAGGCGCCGTCCTTCCTCGCGTACCACGGCGCCGAGCAGTCGCTCGCGCTGGTGGAGGAGCTGGGCATCGACCCGCTCCACACCCGCGCCACCACTCTCGCGGCCCGCTTCCGCGCCGGTCTGACCTCCCTGGGCCTCGAACCGGTCCCGGTCTCGGGCCCCTCCGCCATCGTCTCCGTACCCGGCCTGGAGCACCGCGCGGACGATCTGCGGCGGGCGGAGGTGTACATCTCGCTGCGCGCGGGCAACGTCCGGGCCTCCTTCCACCTGTACAACACCACCGCCGACGTGGACCGCGCGCTGGACGTACTGGCGGGCTGA
- a CDS encoding DsbA family oxidoreductase: MRVEIWSDIACPWCYIGKARFEKGLAGFAHRDGVEVVHRSFELDPGRAKGDTVQVTDMLAAKYGRGADEVRAMEEHVATQARSEGLGYRSEGRDHGSTFDIHRLLHLARARGRQNELLDLAYRANFAEERSVYDDGTLVRLAVEAGLAETEVREVLADPDAYADAVRDDEREAAELGANGVPFFVFDRRIGVSGGQPAEVFTQALEQAWGSRTTVTMVGAGAGSGEVSGEAGGEVCDTDGACAVPASKSGPASDPASAQAGAPS, encoded by the coding sequence ATGCGCGTCGAGATCTGGAGCGACATCGCCTGTCCCTGGTGCTACATCGGCAAGGCCCGGTTCGAGAAGGGACTCGCCGGCTTCGCGCACCGGGACGGTGTCGAGGTGGTGCACCGGTCCTTCGAGCTGGACCCGGGGCGGGCCAAGGGCGACACCGTACAGGTGACGGACATGCTGGCCGCCAAGTACGGGCGCGGCGCCGACGAGGTGCGGGCCATGGAGGAGCACGTCGCCACGCAGGCGCGGTCCGAGGGGCTCGGCTACCGGAGCGAGGGCCGCGACCACGGCTCCACCTTCGACATCCACCGGCTGCTGCACCTGGCCAGGGCCCGGGGCCGCCAGAACGAGCTGCTCGATCTCGCCTACCGCGCCAACTTCGCGGAGGAGCGGTCCGTCTACGACGACGGGACCCTGGTCCGGCTCGCCGTCGAGGCCGGGCTCGCGGAGACGGAGGTACGGGAGGTCCTCGCGGACCCCGACGCCTACGCCGACGCGGTACGGGACGACGAGCGCGAGGCCGCCGAACTGGGCGCGAACGGAGTGCCGTTCTTCGTGTTCGACCGGCGCATCGGGGTCTCGGGCGGCCAGCCGGCCGAGGTCTTCACCCAGGCGCTGGAGCAGGCGTGGGGGAGCCGTACGACGGTCACGATGGTCGGCGCCGGCGCCGGTTCCGGCGAGGTGAGCGGCGAGGCAGGCGGCGAGGTGTGCGACACCGACGGCGCGTGCGCGGTGCCGGCCTCGAAGTCCGGCCCGGCGTCGGACCCGGCGTCCGCGCAGGCCGGGGCCCCTTCGTAG